The nucleotide window ATGATTAAAGCGCCCATCAAAATGGCGGTTGTGCCGGAACCCGGGATGCCAAGCGTCAGGAGCGGAATCATCGCGCCGCCGGACGCTCCGTTGTTTGCTGACTCCGGAGCTGCGACTCCTTCAATCGCACCTTGCCCAAACTTGCCAGGCTGTTTGCTGAGTTTCTTTTCGGCAATATAGGAAAAGAACGAAGCCAGTGTCGCTCCTGCTCCAGGTAAAATGCCGATAAAAAATCCAAGAAGCGAGCCGCGAATGATTGGTCCTGTGCTTCTTTGCAAGTCTTGCTTTGTCGGCAAAACCCGTCCAATTTTTGCGATTTCTCCGCCAACTTCATCTTTTTCTAAAATGGTTTTAAACACTTCACCAAGTGCGAATAACCCTACCGCAACCGTCAAAAATTCCAAGCCGGAATATAAGACTGGCAGATCGTATGTGAATCTGGCAACTCCTGATACGTTATCCATTCCGATGGTTGCCAACAATAAGCCAACCACTGTCATAATTAGCGCTTTAGTCATCGATTTTCCCGCCAGACCGCTTACTGCGCAAAGTCCTAAAATCATCAGAGAGAAGTACTCGGCTGGTCCGAAGGAGATGGCGATGGCCGATAACGGCTGCGCCAAAAGAACTAGACCAATCAATGACACCAGTCCTGCTACAAAGGAACCGATTGCGGAAATGGATAAAGCTGCGCCGGCGCGACCTTGCCGTGCCATTTGATAGCCGTCTAACGCCGTAACAACAGAAGACGATTCACCTGGCGTATTCAATAGAATGGATGTTGTGGATCCCCCGTACATTGCACCGTAATAGACACCTGCAAGCAAAATAATAGAGCTCGCCGCGGCTGATTCCGGATCCAGACCTGATGTCAAGGTGGCTGTTACCGGTATGAGAAGAGCTACGCCGCTCATCGGACCGATGCCCGGAAGAACGCCGACTGTTGTCCCGATTAGAACACCGACGAAGGCGAATACCAGGTTATGCCACTGAAGAGCTTCAATAAATCCGTTTGTGAGAAATTGTATTGTTTCCATAGCACGCCTCCTAGTTCAGCCATACAGGAAAGCCCGGAATTGAGCCCTGTAGCACTTCAACGAATAAGTAATAGACGCCGTAAGAAAATACGCCTGAAATCAGCAGTGTTTTCCATAATCCACCTCGCTCCATAACTTGGAATCCGATTACAAGGAATACGAAGGTTGTAATTACATAGCCGATGGTTTCCAGTAACGCCGCATACAGTATTGCTACAATGAGGATAATGAAAAATCTTTTATAATCCAATGATGACTTTTTTCGTTCTGTCCCGTAGTAACGGAAGGTTTCAAAGAATAGGCGTATACTTAACAAAACAAGAATGGCGCCGAGAAAGGTAGGGAAAATGTCCGGACCCACAGTGCTTCCATATGCGCTTGTGGCAATCTTTCGACTTTCAACTAAGAAGCCTATACCGGCGATAAAAAATACAAAGCTTATATATCGATCGAATGTTCTGCTCATTATAATGATTCCTCTCCTAATTTTAAATAGGGGAAGAATAGTCCTCCCCCTTGGTATTATTTCGCCATGCCAAGAGCTGTCAAAAGCTCTTTGACTACTTTGTCTTGCTCATCTAAGAATACTTTGAAATCAGCAGCATCCTTGAATTCGCTTTCCCAGCCGTTCGCCTGCAGTTCTTTTTTCCAAATTTCATTTTTGTTCAGAGCCTTTAGCTTTTCTTCCCAGTATGCAACTTCATCCTTCTTCATTCCCTTTGGACCAAAGACACCACGCCAAACCGTAAAGTCCGCTTTGATCCCAGCTTCTTCAAAAGTAGGCACATCCTGCAGCAGACCACCAAGGCGTTTCTTTGCACTGATAGCAAGCACCTTCACTTTGCCTGCTTTTACATACTCTCCTACACTGGAAGTGTCCGTCGCAATCGCATCAGCGTTTCCACCGAGCAACGCTGCCAGCGCTTCACCGCCGCCGTCATAGGAAACATATTTGACCGCCTTTGGATTGACGTCGTACTTATAGGCCGGAAGAATTGCAACTAAGTGATCCATGGAACCAGGAGCAGATCCACCTGCCATGGTAACCTTTTGCGGGTTGGTTTTGATTGCTTCTAGCAATGATTTCAAATCTTGATACGGGGAATCCGCTTTGACAACAATCGCACCGTAGTCCTTTGTCAGTTGTGCAAGTGGTGTCGTATCTCTATACCCATATGGGCTGTTTCCTTCCTTCTTGTCATGATTAATTAAAATAGGTGGTGAGCTGACGAATAGTTTATAGGGATTGTTTTTATCTTGTGTTGCATACTCTGCCAAAAACACCGTTCCGCCGCCTCCTGGTTTGTTCTCAACTGTGATGGTTTGCTCTACAAGTTTTGTTTCCGTCAGCACCTTTGACAAGGAACGTGCTGTTTTATCCCAACCCCCCCCAGCTCCAGATGGCGCGACAATTGTGAGCGGTTTCTTTGGATAATCTTTATTCGTCCCTGAAGTTTCTTTTGCTCCACCGCATGCAGCTAGATTTAATGCGAGCATACCAGCAAGCAATACCCCTGCAACTTTCTTCATTTAAATTCCCTCCATATCATTTTTTACATATTAAAAAGACAGCATGTAAGCGCTGTCTTTAAGTTATCAGAAAAATTTTTTTATTTTAAGTTTTTGTTCATAAGGTCATTAAATGTAATATTTTTTATTTTGTTCATAAAATTCACGATTGAACTTGGAAATACCGTCGTTCTGGACGTCCCACACTTCCGTAAATTAGATCAGCCCGTACTTTTTTCTGTGAGATGAGATATTCCAAGTACCGTCTGGCAGTAGAGCGGCTGACACCAGAGCGCTTACTCAATTCCTCAGCGGTTACGCCATAGCCGCCTATTGTAGAAGTGCACTTCAAGATTTTATCTAGCGTGAGCGGGTCAATTCCCTTTGGTGCGCAATCCTGTTGTTTTTCAAAAATTTGCTTTCCAATATTCCACATACTCTCAATCTGCTCAAGCGACAGTTCTTTCTCTTGCTGTAGCTTTTCAAGCTGAGAGGCATAGTTTTTTAGGCTCTTCTCAAAGCGATCGAAGGTGAGGGGTTTTACAATGTAATCAAATACACCACCCCTTAGCGCATGTCGCACTATATCCGCTTCAGAAGCAGCAGTAATCATAATGATATCAATATCGGGAAAGTGCCCTCGAACGTATCTTACAAGTTCAATCCCACGCATGTCCGGCAAATACACATCGAGCAAAATAAGCTGCGGCCGCAAGAGTTTTATCCATTCCTTTGCCTGTTCGCCGGTCGCGGCAGTCCCGACGACACGAAAACCCTCTATTTTTTCGGTAAAACGGTGGTGAATATCCGCAATACGGAAATCGTCTTCGACAATTAATACTTCAATAACTTGTAGCATGCGCCTCATTCCTTTCTTTTGGAATCGCAATAATAAAGAGTGCTCCATTCCAATCGCCTCTCTCAATCGCAACCGTACCGTTCAGCTCTTTTACGAGCTCTTTGACCTTTGCCAGCCCGTAGCCACGTTGATTTGTAGCTTTTGTGGAAAAACCGCGCTGAAAAATATGAGGAAGCAACCTATCATCAATACCAGGTCCTGAATCCTCTACCTCTATTAATATATCATTGCCCATGTCTGTCACAAACAGCCGGACTTTTCGATTGTATACATCATTTTTCTCTACTGATTCAAAGGCATTTGTGATTAAGTTTCCCAGAATAGAAACAACGTGGCTACTGTCTATATAAGGAGGCAACTTGTCTAAGCTACTCTCCCTGTCAAATACAAAGTCGATTTTTAGCTCACGTGCCCGGTTATAAAAACCGATTAGGATACCACCTAACCAGGGATTGCGCAATCGTTTCATAATGAACTGTGTAAAGTCATGCTGCACTGCCGTCTCTTTATGAACAAGCTCCAGCGCTTCCTCATAAGATCCTAATTGAATTAAACCTGACAATGTATAAAGCAAATTATTAAACTCATGCGTCTGTGCGCGTAATGCCTCTGTGTAACGCTTGACCTGTGAAAGCTCCTCTGTAAGTTGATCTATTTCAGATTTAAGCCGAAAACTTGATACAACTCCAATTACTTCATCTCCCTGCTTCACAGGTACGCGATTTGCAATAACTATTTTGTCCCCTAAGTACAGTTGCTTGTCGAGTTGTCGTTCGCCGGTATGAAGGACATCCATTATGGATGTTGTCGGTACTATCTCTAGTACATGTTTGCCGATGACTGTATCCCAACGGTCAAGAGATAGAATTTCTGCTGCAGTTTGGTTAACCAAGCTGATTTTCCCTGTCTTGTCAGTAACCATGATTCCTTCTCTCACAGATTGGATAATGGCCCGGTGCTCTTCATATAGTTTAGATATTTCTTCTGGCTCAAAGCCGAACATAAGGTTTTTGATATTGCGCGCTAAATAGATAGAGCCCACAGTACCCATTAGGAGTCCTGATGCCGCAATCCATACAATCAACTTCCCATAGTCGTGCGCAATTTCATAAATATTCTTCATGAGAAATCCTACTGAGACGATTCCAATAATAGTACCGTCTTCATCGCGAATAGGAGCTTTTCCACGCAGTGAGAGACCTAGCGTGCCTGTTGCTTTGGATATGTAGGAGACACCGTTCTCAAGAGCGAGTTCATTATCTCCTCCTACCATTTTTTCACCGATTCGATCCGGATTCGGGTGGGAATAGCGTATGCCTTCTTTATTGCCTATAACAATAAACTCTGCTGTTGTTTCAATACGAATTCTTTCCACGAGAGGCTGAAGCTGTTCCCAGGGCTTTTCTGTGCGAAAGGCTGCTCGTACCTCAGGCATTGTCGCAACAGTCTCCGCAACATTTAAAGCTTGTTCCCCGAGTTGCTGCTCTGTGGTACGCGAAAGCATGTAGTATAAAAGGAGACTGATTTGAATGAGAATAATCATAATTAAAGCAACAATAAACAAGGTAATTCTAGGTTGTAGCTTCAGTTTCTTAAACCTCAATTTTAATGCCCCTTCTTTTTTATCTAAAATTTTAAAATAATTAGAGATATTTGTACAGGTAGGAACGTGTTACTACGATAACAAGAAGCCTCCATAATCGATAGACGCTTCAATTTCAAGGTTGCTCTAACTTTATATTTTAAGGGTGTAGCTTATTTAAGATTGTCATCATTTAATGTATATTCAAAAATATTTTGACGGTTTAGTTGTTAAAACATATGTTTCTGCGCTTAATTTGGGGTAATTTTTTCCAGATGTAGTAGGTGATTTGGTATCATTTAGTGGAAATAGACAGAAGTAAGCTAAAAGCATAATAAGAAATAAACCCAAGTCAAAATAGCTAGCGAAATATTGTTTTTGTTAATTATTTGCCTGATAATTCTAATTGTCAGATTTTTGTTTGAGGAGGAATGCTATATAAACCTATTGAACAATGATACAAGGTATATATTTGTATCTGTATGGGAAAGATTGCTTGAAAACTATGAAACTATCAATGAGTAGGAGGGATGATATGTACAAGAAATCCAAAATGTCGAAGGCCATGGGGATTGCGTTGTCAGCAACTTTGTTGTTGTCTCCCACACTGAGCTCCCAAGCACAAATGTCCGCTTCATCACCAAAAAGCACAGATGAGCAGAAACAGCTAGATAACCAAAATGCTATACAAGAAGCCAAGATGACTTCTATCGCCAGCGGTGAAACGCGTACCATTACATTGCTGACGGGTGATGTCATTACTGTCACAGGAATCGGGGACGGTAAAATCACAATTGATATCGAACCTGTAGATGGGGGAGAAGACCGGACACGAATTATGACAATCAATAACGAAACGTTCGTCATTCCAGAAAAGGCGATGCCGTATGTGGCATCCGAGCAGTTGGATCAGGATTTATTCAATATAACAAAATTGCTAGAATACGGATATGACGATTCAAAGGTGAGCAGCGTTCCAATCATCGTGCAATACACAGCAGGAAAAGCGAGAGCTTTGGGTGCTGTACCGACGCCGCCTGCCGGATCTCAACAAACGCGTGTATTGGAAAGTATTCAGGGCGCCGCTCTTTCGACTGATAAGACAAAAGCGGGTGAATTTTGGAAAGCGCTAACAAAAAATTTGGATGTGAGATCCGTAAAAGCGAAAGCAGCTCCTCTCCAATTGGAGGCAGGAATCCAAAAAGTATGGTTGGACGGCAAGGTGGAAGCTAATCTGGATAAAAGTGTTCCGCAAGTAGGTGCCCCGACCGCATGGGAAGTGGGATACGATGGAAAAGGAACAACGGTGGCGGTACTTGATACGGGTATTGATCAAGATCATCCTGATATCGCACCTCAGCTTGACGACGCCGTCAATTTTGTACCGGGCGAGGACATCAATGATTATAACTCCCATGGTACGCATGTCGCTTCGACCGTATTAGGCACAGGTGCGGCCTCTGAAGGACGCAATAAAGGTGTGGCACCGGGTGCACGCCTTGTAGTGGGAAAGGTACTAGCCAATAATGGAACTGGTCAAGATTCTTGGGTAATAGACGGAATGGAGTGGGCCGCAGATAAAGCGAAGATCGTCAATATGAGTCTAGGCTCATCAGAGGCAAGTGATGGAACAGACCCGATGTCACAGGCTGTGAATCGGTTGAGCGCTGAAAAAGGTACGCTTTTCGTCATTGCTGCAGGTAACAAAGGCGGTGACAGCATGATTGGTGCGCCCGGAGCCGCAGATGCTGCACTTACGGTCGGAGCTATTTCTAAAACAGATCAATTGGCTTCCTTTTCCTCCAGAGGTCCGCGTTTAAATGATTATGCAATCAAGCCAGATTTATCCGCGCCTGGTGTTGGAATCGTGGCGGCACGTTCCCAATATTCTTCAGGAAGTGGCGTGTATATGTCGAAGAACGGAACATCTATGGCAACGCCGCATGTAGCAGGAGCAGCTGCAATCGTGGCGCAAAAACACCCAGATTGGACGGGCGAACAAATCAAACAAGCGTTAATGAGCTCCACGAAGCAGTTACAAAATCTCAAACCGTATCAAATCGGAGCAGGGCGTTTGGACATCCCGGCTGCGCTTGGCGATATCCAGGCGACAGGATCTGTGTCCTTCGGCTTCTTTGATTGGCCGCATGCTGAAAACGAAGTAATCGAACGCACTGTGACATACACAAATGATAGTGATACAGATGTGACACTAGATTTAGTTCCTGTTTTTGCTAATGATAAAAACCAACCGGCACCGGAGGGTATGTTAAAGGTGTCTGCTGACAAAATCACAGTTCCAGCAAAAGGAAGCGTATCCATCAAGATATCTGTCGATGCAGGCAAAGGCGCTTTAGGGACTAAATACCAAGGACAGCTTTTCGCCAACGTCAACGGTAAGACAGTTGCCCATACCGCGATGGCGATGGTGAAGGAAGACGAACGCTACAACCTGAAGCTACAGGCGTTTGATCGTGATGGCTCTCCGAATTTGGCATACGCTTTGGTGTATAGTCCTGGTTGGGGAGAGCGTTTAGTGGAAGTTAACGGTTCCACAGAATTGCGTGTTCCTGTCGGTACATATTCCATCACATCCTTAATGGAGGTCGATACAAAGACGGATAATAAGGGAGTCGCTTTTGTCGGGGATCCAGAATTCGAGGTCAAGAAAGATAGTACACTTGATCTGGATGCACGTCAGGCTCGTGAGGTAAAGGCGGAGGCGCCTAAAAAGAATGAACCGTCTTTCAAAAGAATGGAATACTTCATTAAAACTAGTAAAGGCCGTACCGGACAATTATGGCAGCTACCATCTACAGTGGACAAAATATATACGGTTCCTGTCCAGAAGATGGATGATGGTAACTTTGAACTCGCTGTACGTTGGCGCCTTATCAAGCCAACTCTAACAATTAAATTACAAGGCAAAGAGCTGGATGATCTCCCGCAGATAGGTGTGACGAACTTGGACGGTGAATACCGATTGCCTGTGGTATATGTCGGAAAAGGTGGGGCTACTGATTACGCTGGCTTGGATGCAAAAGGGAAGATTGCTGTTGTGGAGCGAAGCGATGAAGTAAGCACACAGCAGCGAGCGGCAGCTGCGATCGCTGCTGGTGTGAAGCTGTTGCTTGTAGTAAATGACAAGCCGCAGGAATTGCGGGAAAGCTATGTAGATGCAAACAGAAAAAGCGTTCCATTAGCAATCGCAGCTGTCAGCGGTACGGAAGGTGCATCTCTTGTGGAAGCCGCACGTTCAGGGAAGTTGATGCTGGATGTGGAAGCTGTACGAAATACCCCATATTTATATGATTTGGTGAAAGCTTATAACGACGTGATACCAGCAGGAAAAGAAGCGCTTTTATACGCCCCTACAGAAGATGAACTGGCGAAAGTAGATAGCCGTTATTATTCTGATCGGCTGGCTTCTGGTGAAGAATGGCGTTTTGATTTCCGTCCGCATCGTTCTCTTGATAGAAAGTTAGATTTGGATGACATAGACCTACCGATGAAGCGGGAAGAATGGGTATCCGTAACGCCTGGATCGACATGGTATCAAAAAGCAATGATTACAGATGATTTTTGGGAAGTGCGTGATAAACTCACAACATATAACCCAGGAGGGCGTTCAGAAAACCATTGGTTCGCACCTGTTGTTCGTCCAGCTTTTAGTGAAAGCTTCTACGCACCTTATCGAGAAGGGAATAATGTCCATCTTAATGTTCCAGCTTGGAGTGATGGTGGTATGCATGCGGGTTTCCTCGATCCGAGCACATTGGATGACACAGTGAAAAAGCTGTATCAGGGAGATACTTTGATCCATGAATCTAAAGGACAGGGGCTTGTGTCACCATTGGGTTATCCATTTCCAAGTGAACGAACACAATATCGCTTAGTGAGTGATTCAAAGCGTGATCCAGCACGTTGGCATACATCTGTCCAAACGCATACAGAGTGGAAGTTCTGGTCAGATTTTGAAAACAAGCGTGTAACATTACCTTTGCTTGCGCTACATTACGATATTAAAACAAGCTTAAGCGGAGACTCATTAGCGGGTGCTACTATGAAGCTAGGACTATCCGCAACGCATATTGCGGGTGCAAAAGGAGCAGGTAATATTGAAGGTGCAACACTTGAGGTTTCTTTTGACGAAGGGAAAACATGGAGCACCGAGCAGTTGAAGCGCAAAGACGGAAAGTGGGTTGCATATATTAAGCACCCGAAAAAGCACGGTGGCTCTGTATCACTTCGTGCAAGTGCATGGGACGATGCTGGCAACAGCATTAAACAAGAAATTATTAAGGCGTATGGATTGCGGTAATAGTTAAGAGACAAAAAAAGAACCCGTTCAACATATTAGATTGAACAGGTTCTTTTTTGTTTTTGCAGTTGATACCCTATTTCTAACAATTCAGAAATGAATTGATTTATATCTCCTACGAGTATTCCACCATGTCCAGTACACATCACATCCGCATCAAATCGTCGAATTTCCTCTAATCCGTTCAGGAAAGATTGTAATAAATAATCCAATTTTCACCTCTAACTATAGAAAAGTATTTATAACTGCTAAAGCATAATTCTATGCTTTTATTAAAAAAGCCTTTTTATCTATAAGGCTCTGTTAAAGTGTGTTGTTGATTTCCGTTACGGGAGTTCGCTTTCCGCAGACGGTCAGGGAGCCTCCTCAGCGCTATGTGCCTGTGGGGTCTCCCTTTGAATCGCTTTTCCCGCAAGAGTCTCACCCCCTTCACTCCAATCAACAAGTGCAAATGATCAACAGTAGGCTTTAACACAGCCATCTATAAAATAATGAAGAGATGGCGACATTCTTGTTTAAAAGTAGCTTAATATGCAGCGCCAATCCTATCAATTCGGTTTGTCCATATTCCTCCTGTATAGCCATCGGGCAAACGTTTTAAATCTGCCTTTGTGTCAAATCCCTCTGACCAATTTCCGCTTCCAGCCACAATAATGACGCGGGTGTTTGCTTCCTCCATGCGCTGTAGGAATTTATGTGGCCATCCCCATAGATAAGAGGTGTATTTTTCCGGAATATGTAGCTGTGTGTTTTTACATGAAGCTGGAATTTTTCCAGTCCAGCCTATGCCTTCGTATGATAACAGGCAACGCTTCAAGGTCGCTTTTGACATGACACGCAGTTCAGGTAACTGTTCCTGTAATATTTCAATTGGCTTATCTCCACCGTAAACAGTCAATGTTTTTAAGCGTTTGTCGGGCAAAGTAAATAAATACTGAGCCAACTGTATCCCTTCGGCCGGATCATCACTTTTGATGTGAATCAAAAACTCCTGCTCCGGAAATTGAGTTAACACTTCGTCTAAAGAGGGCATAAGTCCTACACCCTTGCCGCGAAACGGATGCGTTTTTCCGTTATCTGCTGTGTAGCCGTAGCCGATATCCAATTGCTTTAACTCATCCATTGTATAATCTGCCGGCAAGCCCGTAGCGTTTGTTCGGCAATCTAATGTCCAATCATGAAACACTGCAAATTGTCCATCTTTTGTTGGTCTGATATCAAATTCTACGACGTCAGCCCCTGCACGAAAAGCTGCTTCCATTGAAGGTATGGTATTTTCTAGATAAGGGTGCTCTGGTTTGAAGATTCTTTCTGCTGTACAAGTGTCTCCTGTAATGCCTTCCATACTAAAGGTTTGACCAAGCCCTCGATGCGCAAGCAAAAGGGGTTCCCCACTTTTGTTTTTGCTTAATATAGAACTATTATTCATGAACATAAAGATAATTAACAAAGAAAAAACAAGTCCTGCTTTTTTAAGTTTCACTTTCATAACCTCCGTTATCATTGTAAGATTAAGAGTGTTTTTGTTTTATCATATCGCTTTTTCAAAATGACACAATGACGAAAAAGTGATAAATACATAATAAGTTTCTTAATTATATAAGTACGGATAGGAAAATCGCTGATGTATGGTCCAAGAGTAGACATCTTGCGAGGTGTTCTGGCTCTTTTGTTTTGGTTCTGTCTATATGTCGGAAAACTACACGAGCTTATATACTGAGAAATGACAGGTTAGGAGCGTGCAAAATGGATACATCCTCTTTTTTAATGGTAGAACGCGGAGTTCCTTTTGCAGAAGGAAACATGTTTTCGTTACAGCAGTCGTTACTGATACTGGGCAGGAGAGGAAGCGGATGGGAACCGGATATTTCCTTTCAAAATGTGTTTATTTCAAGACGACATGCCGCAATTTATTATAAGAATGGAAGCTACTGTATTAAAGATTTAGAAAGCAAGCACGGAACCTTTTTAAATGATACACAGCTGCTTCCTAACAAAGGAATTACATTGAAGCATAATGATAGAATTTCACTGGCAAGCGGTCAAATTATTCTTTCCTTCATGTCGCAAAATATGGATGAGACACTAGAGCTAGCACCTATTAGGATACATGAAGAAAGCAGCTCTCAAGATCTAAGATTCAATGCCATCAAACAAGAAATCACTGTACAAAATGAAACCTATTCTTTTTCCGAGAAAGAGTACAAATGTTTAGAACTTTTACTGCAAAATAAAGACCAATTTGTGTCTAAAGAAGAACTAAAAAAATGGGTATGGTCAGAGCGGATTTATATAGAAGGAAGCTCAGATGTAAGTCCAGAAGAGTTGAATGCATTAATGTACCGCATACGTAAAAAAACGAGTGGTGTGTTAATGATTGAGAATATTAGAGGCAAAGGATATATTGTGTCTGTAAATATGTGAAGATAGGACTGCATGCCGCAGTCCTATTTTTATGTACCGAATACATCCTGCAAATGCTTATGTAAGTCGCTCATATACTTATCAATATCTGGATTAGCAACAACATCGTGACAAGAAAAGGTTTTAAGAGATTCCATCCCTACAAATTCGTGTGCTTTATGCAAAGACAACAAGCTTTCCTCTAACGATTTCCCTTCCATAAACTCGTTTACGTTTTCAAATACATGTTCAG belongs to Ectobacillus sp. JY-23 and includes:
- a CDS encoding tripartite tricarboxylate transporter TctB family protein, translating into MSRTFDRYISFVFFIAGIGFLVESRKIATSAYGSTVGPDIFPTFLGAILVLLSIRLFFETFRYYGTERKKSSLDYKRFFIILIVAILYAALLETIGYVITTFVFLVIGFQVMERGGLWKTLLISGVFSYGVYYLFVEVLQGSIPGFPVWLN
- a CDS encoding tripartite tricarboxylate transporter permease, with product METIQFLTNGFIEALQWHNLVFAFVGVLIGTTVGVLPGIGPMSGVALLIPVTATLTSGLDPESAAASSIILLAGVYYGAMYGGSTTSILLNTPGESSSVVTALDGYQMARQGRAGAALSISAIGSFVAGLVSLIGLVLLAQPLSAIAISFGPAEYFSLMILGLCAVSGLAGKSMTKALIMTVVGLLLATIGMDNVSGVARFTYDLPVLYSGLEFLTVAVGLFALGEVFKTILEKDEVGGEIAKIGRVLPTKQDLQRSTGPIIRGSLLGFFIGILPGAGATLASFFSYIAEKKLSKQPGKFGQGAIEGVAAPESANNGASGGAMIPLLTLGIPGSGTTAILMGALIMYNVQPGPLLFNDHPQVAWGLIASMFIGNVMLLILNMPLVKIFAKIIETPVKYLLPLIIAISIFGVYAVQFTTFDLFLLIACGVAGYFLTKNDFPVAPLVLGLVLGPMIENNMRRALTTSNGDYSIFLQKPVSLIFLLTAVMWMVIPLILKMRGRSVIINEEA
- a CDS encoding glycerophosphodiester phosphodiesterase family protein translates to MKVKLKKAGLVFSLLIIFMFMNNSSILSKNKSGEPLLLAHRGLGQTFSMEGITGDTCTAERIFKPEHPYLENTIPSMEAAFRAGADVVEFDIRPTKDGQFAVFHDWTLDCRTNATGLPADYTMDELKQLDIGYGYTADNGKTHPFRGKGVGLMPSLDEVLTQFPEQEFLIHIKSDDPAEGIQLAQYLFTLPDKRLKTLTVYGGDKPIEILQEQLPELRVMSKATLKRCLLSYEGIGWTGKIPASCKNTQLHIPEKYTSYLWGWPHKFLQRMEEANTRVIIVAGSGNWSEGFDTKADLKRLPDGYTGGIWTNRIDRIGAAY
- a CDS encoding sensor histidine kinase, whose amino-acid sequence is MRFKKLKLQPRITLFIVALIMIILIQISLLLYYMLSRTTEQQLGEQALNVAETVATMPEVRAAFRTEKPWEQLQPLVERIRIETTAEFIVIGNKEGIRYSHPNPDRIGEKMVGGDNELALENGVSYISKATGTLGLSLRGKAPIRDEDGTIIGIVSVGFLMKNIYEIAHDYGKLIVWIAASGLLMGTVGSIYLARNIKNLMFGFEPEEISKLYEEHRAIIQSVREGIMVTDKTGKISLVNQTAAEILSLDRWDTVIGKHVLEIVPTTSIMDVLHTGERQLDKQLYLGDKIVIANRVPVKQGDEVIGVVSSFRLKSEIDQLTEELSQVKRYTEALRAQTHEFNNLLYTLSGLIQLGSYEEALELVHKETAVQHDFTQFIMKRLRNPWLGGILIGFYNRARELKIDFVFDRESSLDKLPPYIDSSHVVSILGNLITNAFESVEKNDVYNRKVRLFVTDMGNDILIEVEDSGPGIDDRLLPHIFQRGFSTKATNQRGYGLAKVKELVKELNGTVAIERGDWNGALFIIAIPKERNEAHATSY
- a CDS encoding S8 family serine peptidase, coding for MYKKSKMSKAMGIALSATLLLSPTLSSQAQMSASSPKSTDEQKQLDNQNAIQEAKMTSIASGETRTITLLTGDVITVTGIGDGKITIDIEPVDGGEDRTRIMTINNETFVIPEKAMPYVASEQLDQDLFNITKLLEYGYDDSKVSSVPIIVQYTAGKARALGAVPTPPAGSQQTRVLESIQGAALSTDKTKAGEFWKALTKNLDVRSVKAKAAPLQLEAGIQKVWLDGKVEANLDKSVPQVGAPTAWEVGYDGKGTTVAVLDTGIDQDHPDIAPQLDDAVNFVPGEDINDYNSHGTHVASTVLGTGAASEGRNKGVAPGARLVVGKVLANNGTGQDSWVIDGMEWAADKAKIVNMSLGSSEASDGTDPMSQAVNRLSAEKGTLFVIAAGNKGGDSMIGAPGAADAALTVGAISKTDQLASFSSRGPRLNDYAIKPDLSAPGVGIVAARSQYSSGSGVYMSKNGTSMATPHVAGAAAIVAQKHPDWTGEQIKQALMSSTKQLQNLKPYQIGAGRLDIPAALGDIQATGSVSFGFFDWPHAENEVIERTVTYTNDSDTDVTLDLVPVFANDKNQPAPEGMLKVSADKITVPAKGSVSIKISVDAGKGALGTKYQGQLFANVNGKTVAHTAMAMVKEDERYNLKLQAFDRDGSPNLAYALVYSPGWGERLVEVNGSTELRVPVGTYSITSLMEVDTKTDNKGVAFVGDPEFEVKKDSTLDLDARQAREVKAEAPKKNEPSFKRMEYFIKTSKGRTGQLWQLPSTVDKIYTVPVQKMDDGNFELAVRWRLIKPTLTIKLQGKELDDLPQIGVTNLDGEYRLPVVYVGKGGATDYAGLDAKGKIAVVERSDEVSTQQRAAAAIAAGVKLLLVVNDKPQELRESYVDANRKSVPLAIAAVSGTEGASLVEAARSGKLMLDVEAVRNTPYLYDLVKAYNDVIPAGKEALLYAPTEDELAKVDSRYYSDRLASGEEWRFDFRPHRSLDRKLDLDDIDLPMKREEWVSVTPGSTWYQKAMITDDFWEVRDKLTTYNPGGRSENHWFAPVVRPAFSESFYAPYREGNNVHLNVPAWSDGGMHAGFLDPSTLDDTVKKLYQGDTLIHESKGQGLVSPLGYPFPSERTQYRLVSDSKRDPARWHTSVQTHTEWKFWSDFENKRVTLPLLALHYDIKTSLSGDSLAGATMKLGLSATHIAGAKGAGNIEGATLEVSFDEGKTWSTEQLKRKDGKWVAYIKHPKKHGGSVSLRASAWDDAGNSIKQEIIKAYGLR
- a CDS encoding tripartite tricarboxylate transporter substrate binding protein encodes the protein MKKVAGVLLAGMLALNLAACGGAKETSGTNKDYPKKPLTIVAPSGAGGGWDKTARSLSKVLTETKLVEQTITVENKPGGGGTVFLAEYATQDKNNPYKLFVSSPPILINHDKKEGNSPYGYRDTTPLAQLTKDYGAIVVKADSPYQDLKSLLEAIKTNPQKVTMAGGSAPGSMDHLVAILPAYKYDVNPKAVKYVSYDGGGEALAALLGGNADAIATDTSSVGEYVKAGKVKVLAISAKKRLGGLLQDVPTFEEAGIKADFTVWRGVFGPKGMKKDEVAYWEEKLKALNKNEIWKKELQANGWESEFKDAADFKVFLDEQDKVVKELLTALGMAK
- a CDS encoding response regulator, whose protein sequence is MLQVIEVLIVEDDFRIADIHHRFTEKIEGFRVVGTAATGEQAKEWIKLLRPQLILLDVYLPDMRGIELVRYVRGHFPDIDIIMITAASEADIVRHALRGGVFDYIVKPLTFDRFEKSLKNYASQLEKLQQEKELSLEQIESMWNIGKQIFEKQQDCAPKGIDPLTLDKILKCTSTIGGYGVTAEELSKRSGVSRSTARRYLEYLISQKKVRADLIYGSVGRPERRYFQVQS